The proteins below are encoded in one region of Candidatus Saccharimonadales bacterium:
- a CDS encoding response regulator gives MDKKILIVEDNKSLRNVLSDTFEDEGFIVKVADDGAVALATIESWLPDVILLDILMPNMDGKEMLTKLRALPDGDKVIVMVLTNSDTSDKVLDFLNLGVTDYLTKADWELEDIVTKVKERLNMSA, from the coding sequence ATGGATAAAAAAATACTGATCGTTGAAGACAATAAATCGCTGCGCAATGTACTGAGTGATACCTTTGAAGATGAAGGGTTTATTGTCAAAGTCGCTGATGACGGCGCGGTAGCGCTTGCAACCATTGAGTCATGGCTACCGGACGTTATATTACTCGATATTCTCATGCCGAATATGGATGGCAAGGAGATGCTGACAAAACTGCGCGCGCTACCCGATGGGGATAAAGTCATAGTCATGGTGCTGACCAACTCTGACACTAGTGATAAAGTGCTGGATTTCTTAAACCTAGGTGTAACCGACTATCTCACCAAGGCCGATTGGGAGCTAGAAGACATCGTGACTAAAGTAAAAGAACGGCTTAACATGAGTGCTTAA
- a CDS encoding ATP-binding protein, whose translation MLNMKYEGKERKTPVNELVDTAYQEKFLHRFVLLLVALIIGQSGYFIIIDALSLAVFNCLVLLGLWLSLWILKRYSYDLASSLVILLCLSVVLSSILSSGLSNSTIFWFFIFPVVATFLKGKRGGSIWLLILVLILAAMFLAVDIGAIAVFTISYDAGTFQQLILSVSLVAGFLYFYQDSLDQKASLFQEREQQLADIYTQLQDEIRQRKIISESLKNNLDTLERKKARDVALLQSIGEGVIAVDSKGRIIMVNPTVERMFNYYESNLIGKSYSEMFRLYNETGHVIPTKHTPLLKTLATQTSEHEDTYYYHNYNGQPVPVAITSTPIVLDNQHIGAIEVFHDISEEQAIARAKDEFVSLASHQLRTPLSAIKWYTERLLRSTDLKPKERGYLETIHEDSARLTGLLSDYLNVSRLELKTAKLQLETIDPNTAIEEALNDLQPLIKEKSLKVTTKLAPKLALKSDMRLLEMVVQNLISNAVKYTPSDGEITLTSVPYSGKSEHLKGGAVISIEDSGIGIPSGEQSKLFTKLFRAKNAVTGSEEGTGLGLYTAKAAIDRLGGEIWFDSKIGKGTQFSVTIPDQDNDIMAKTSEE comes from the coding sequence ATGCTTAATATGAAATACGAAGGCAAAGAACGCAAGACGCCGGTTAACGAGCTGGTAGATACCGCTTATCAAGAGAAATTCCTGCACCGCTTTGTACTGCTACTAGTCGCCCTGATAATCGGTCAGAGTGGCTACTTTATCATTATCGACGCCCTGTCTCTGGCCGTCTTTAACTGTCTGGTACTACTAGGCCTGTGGCTGAGTCTCTGGATCCTCAAACGCTACTCATACGATCTAGCTTCTTCGCTAGTCATACTACTCTGCCTGTCGGTCGTGCTCTCCTCTATTCTCTCTAGCGGGTTAAGTAATAGCACTATCTTCTGGTTCTTCATCTTCCCGGTAGTTGCGACCTTCCTTAAGGGTAAGAGGGGGGGCAGTATCTGGCTGTTAATTCTGGTTTTAATCCTCGCGGCTATGTTCCTGGCGGTAGATATCGGCGCTATCGCAGTCTTCACTATCTCCTACGATGCCGGCACATTCCAGCAGTTGATACTTAGTGTTTCCTTGGTGGCCGGCTTCCTCTACTTCTACCAAGATAGCCTGGACCAGAAGGCCAGCCTTTTCCAGGAGCGAGAACAGCAACTGGCCGATATCTACACCCAGCTGCAGGATGAGATCAGGCAGCGTAAAATCATCAGTGAATCATTGAAAAATAACCTAGATACTCTAGAGCGTAAAAAAGCCCGTGACGTTGCCCTGCTCCAAAGCATCGGCGAAGGTGTAATTGCTGTCGACTCTAAAGGACGTATTATTATGGTCAATCCGACAGTGGAGCGGATGTTTAACTACTACGAAAGCAACCTCATCGGTAAAAGCTACTCGGAGATGTTCCGTCTATATAATGAAACGGGCCATGTCATACCGACTAAACACACACCCCTGCTTAAAACCCTGGCCACTCAAACCTCGGAACATGAAGACACCTACTACTATCACAACTACAACGGCCAGCCGGTGCCGGTAGCTATTACCTCAACACCTATCGTGCTAGATAATCAGCACATTGGCGCGATTGAAGTGTTCCACGACATTAGCGAGGAACAGGCTATCGCACGGGCCAAAGACGAGTTCGTCTCTCTAGCTTCCCACCAGCTGCGTACACCTTTAAGCGCGATTAAATGGTACACCGAACGATTACTGAGAAGCACTGATCTCAAGCCCAAAGAACGCGGCTACCTCGAAACTATCCATGAAGATAGCGCTCGCCTCACCGGCCTGCTTAGTGACTACCTAAATGTATCTCGCCTAGAGCTCAAAACGGCTAAACTGCAGCTTGAGACTATCGATCCCAACACTGCCATCGAGGAAGCCCTCAATGATCTCCAGCCACTAATTAAAGAGAAGTCGCTAAAAGTAACTACTAAGCTAGCACCTAAACTAGCCTTGAAATCGGATATGAGGTTATTAGAGATGGTAGTGCAAAACCTCATATCCAACGCCGTGAAATATACCCCATCCGACGGAGAGATCACTCTAACCTCAGTACCGTACTCTGGTAAATCTGAGCATCTGAAAGGTGGTGCCGTCATCAGTATAGAGGATTCAGGTATAGGTATACCTTCCGGTGAGCAGTCGAAGCTCTTTACTAAATTGTTCCGCGCTAAAAATGCCGTAACTGGTAGCGAAGAAGGCACCGGTCTGGGCCTCTACACTGCAAAAGCGGCTATCGATCGGCTGGGCGGAGAGATCTGGTTCGACTCTAAGATTGGCAAAGGCACCCAATTCTCAGTCACTATACCAGACCAGGATAATGATATAATGGCCAAAACAAGTGAGGAATAG
- a CDS encoding recombinase family protein has product MNATTNKKPILLIARVSDVQQRKALPAQKQRLENYARTLNYKDKEWRYHEFDESAYKDARQKFASLIEDEIQSLNEQAIIVFDKIDRFTRDASQREVRIMGQLVEKDKIELHFPSDNLFISSSSPATDLFRLGIGMLLAKYYSDSSRDNVKRRFEQMLNDGIWVHRAPIGYQNISIPTSNPNKPLKDIVVDEQRAHYIVKAFELRAIGMPYSLIAKELAKAGFTSSKTGKTTLSKGAVEAIINNKFYYGMMTQKGKDYPHNYAPLIDRALFNRCQLIKDKRKSMKTKWDSLNFNFSDILSCGKCGRTISPFQCKRWVYLKCANSKCSNPNTAESLVLGSMEALVKRINIPEKLLNKVIKELKDNHDDQQKYYSQSLLSVREEYDSIDKKIEMWFEKLVDEKISPEQHDKIVETLTNRQQQLNDRLNVLTRGNKDFLVTASYLLDLVSRVSELFQLADEGQRSKLLGFLVSNLKLNDKNLSYTVNYPFNLVIEEKEKAPDGAKTQLWCG; this is encoded by the coding sequence ATGAATGCTACTACCAATAAAAAACCAATTCTATTAATCGCTAGGGTATCGGACGTGCAGCAACGTAAAGCGTTACCCGCACAGAAGCAACGGCTTGAAAACTATGCTAGAACTTTGAACTATAAAGACAAAGAATGGCGATACCATGAGTTCGATGAAAGTGCCTACAAGGACGCCAGGCAAAAATTCGCTTCTTTGATTGAAGATGAAATCCAGTCTTTGAATGAACAGGCGATAATTGTCTTTGATAAAATAGACCGTTTTACTCGTGACGCCTCACAGAGAGAAGTGAGAATAATGGGACAGCTCGTGGAAAAAGATAAAATAGAACTACATTTTCCATCAGACAATTTATTCATATCATCTAGTTCGCCAGCCACAGACTTATTCAGGCTTGGTATAGGAATGCTGCTTGCTAAGTACTATTCCGATTCAAGCCGAGACAATGTAAAGCGTCGTTTTGAACAGATGTTAAATGATGGTATATGGGTTCACAGGGCGCCAATAGGATATCAAAACATATCTATACCTACTAGTAATCCCAACAAGCCATTAAAAGATATTGTGGTCGATGAGCAAAGAGCGCATTACATTGTAAAAGCGTTTGAGCTAAGGGCAATAGGAATGCCGTACAGCCTTATCGCTAAAGAATTAGCAAAAGCTGGTTTTACGAGCAGTAAAACTGGTAAAACTACCCTATCCAAAGGGGCTGTCGAAGCTATAATTAATAATAAGTTTTATTACGGAATGATGACTCAGAAAGGAAAAGATTACCCTCATAATTACGCACCATTAATAGACCGAGCCTTGTTTAATAGGTGTCAGCTCATTAAAGACAAGCGCAAATCAATGAAAACCAAATGGGATAGTCTAAACTTCAATTTTAGCGATATTCTAAGCTGCGGTAAGTGTGGTCGTACTATTTCCCCGTTCCAGTGTAAACGTTGGGTGTACCTCAAGTGTGCAAATTCTAAGTGTAGCAACCCCAACACCGCAGAATCGCTCGTACTAGGCTCTATGGAAGCTCTTGTAAAAAGGATAAATATTCCGGAAAAGCTATTAAACAAAGTTATTAAAGAACTAAAAGATAACCACGACGACCAACAAAAATATTACTCACAGTCGTTACTATCAGTTCGAGAGGAATATGATTCAATCGACAAAAAAATTGAAATGTGGTTTGAAAAACTAGTAGATGAAAAAATATCACCAGAACAACACGATAAAATTGTAGAGACATTAACAAATAGACAGCAACAGCTCAATGATAGGCTAAATGTTCTAACCAGAGGGAATAAGGACTTCTTAGTAACCGCTTCATATCTGTTAGATTTAGTAAGTCGAGTTTCAGAGCTGTTTCAGCTTGCAGATGAGGGGCAGCGTTCCAAGCTCTTAGGATTCCTAGTTTCTAACCTTAAACTGAACGATAAAAACTTGTCATATACCGTGAATTACCCTTTTAACTTGGTAATTGAGGAAAAAGAAAAAGCGCCTGACGGCGCTAAAACTCAACTTTGGTGCGGGTGA
- a CDS encoding class I SAM-dependent methyltransferase produces MTFQYRWPWTYKLFIPLTQRKHVLEAFKQAVGVDVTVLDVAGGFGHMRRAMDSSVIYRGIDINKTFIAYAQKRGTDMRYGDIFYPSAYESSDVVVMSDVLHHIPRDKWPDLLRLTLSSAQQRLVILEPAFLGVSNRNRMFGPLVDWLFKKLDNDGTGEVETWYTKDEYVAMLEGGLGLKEADEFSFSCEDVFPYLLITYSRK; encoded by the coding sequence ATGACGTTTCAATACCGTTGGCCTTGGACCTATAAACTTTTTATTCCTCTTACTCAGCGGAAGCATGTGCTTGAAGCTTTCAAGCAGGCCGTGGGGGTTGACGTTACCGTTCTTGATGTTGCAGGTGGATTTGGCCATATGAGACGCGCCATGGATAGCTCTGTTATCTACCGAGGGATAGATATTAATAAGACATTCATTGCCTATGCACAGAAGCGAGGCACAGACATGCGTTATGGTGATATCTTCTATCCTTCCGCGTATGAATCATCGGATGTCGTTGTCATGTCGGACGTGCTACATCACATACCTCGTGATAAATGGCCGGATTTATTGCGCCTTACCCTTAGTAGCGCTCAGCAAAGACTTGTCATTCTGGAGCCGGCCTTCTTGGGCGTATCGAATCGTAATCGCATGTTCGGTCCTCTAGTGGACTGGTTATTTAAAAAGCTCGACAATGACGGCACTGGAGAAGTTGAGACCTGGTATACGAAGGATGAGTACGTCGCTATGCTCGAAGGTGGGCTCGGGCTCAAAGAGGCTGATGAGTTTAGTTTTAGTTGCGAGGATGTATTCCCGTACCTTTTGATTACTTACAGTAGGAAATAA
- a CDS encoding macro domain-containing protein: MRTLRLEEMNWDITKLHADIIVNAANTQLIPGGGVDSKIHSIAGPELANACKELGGCDYGEAKITEAYDLPAQYVIHTVAPIYGYHKGKEPKILYKCFYTSLELADDYGVESMAFPALGSGLHGNPYEDVIMIAQKAVEDFADRHPNSSLKRVVFVHYTTSFH; this comes from the coding sequence ATGCGTACATTAAGACTAGAAGAAATGAATTGGGATATAACAAAACTCCATGCAGATATTATCGTGAATGCAGCCAACACTCAGCTCATTCCTGGCGGTGGTGTAGACAGTAAAATCCATTCAATCGCAGGACCCGAACTAGCAAATGCCTGTAAAGAACTTGGTGGCTGTGATTATGGCGAAGCAAAGATTACCGAAGCCTACGACTTACCAGCTCAATACGTCATACACACAGTTGCGCCTATATACGGCTACCATAAAGGTAAAGAGCCAAAGATACTCTATAAGTGCTTTTATACTTCGTTAGAACTTGCAGATGACTATGGTGTAGAGTCCATGGCTTTTCCTGCGTTAGGCTCAGGCTTACACGGCAATCCATACGAAGACGTGATTATGATAGCTCAAAAAGCTGTTGAAGACTTTGCAGACAGACACCCAAACTCATCACTCAAACGAGTGGTTTTCGTACATTACACGACTAGTTTTCATTAG